A genomic window from Solanum stenotomum isolate F172 chromosome 10, ASM1918654v1, whole genome shotgun sequence includes:
- the LOC125878336 gene encoding oleosin L-like produces MSQIQPVRHEQNQQLSRQVAKTTTAVTVGGSLMVLSGLTLAVTVIGLVVATPLLVIFSPVLVPAAITIFMILGGLLAATAFGATATFVFYWMYRYTTGKHPIGADKLDYARDRLAHAAHDIKEKAEQLGHQAQQQVKTTT; encoded by the exons atgtctcAGATTCAACCAGTTAGGCATGAGCAGAACCAGCAGCTGTCACGTCAAGTGGCTAAAACCACTACGGCGGTGACGGTGGGTGGGTCATTGATGGTGTTATCCGGGTTGACCCTTGCTGTAACTGTAATTGGACTTGTTGTAGCAACGCCTTTGTTGGTTATTTTTAGCCCGGTTCTTGTACCCGCTGCTATTACCATTTTCATGATTCTGGGTGGGTTGCTGGCTGCTACCGCATTTGGTGCTACTGCTACTTTTGTTTTCTACTGGATGTACAG GTACACTACTGGGAAGCATCCAATTGGGGCGGATAAGCTAGATTATGCAAGAGATAGGCTAGCCCATGCGGcccatgatattaaggagaaaGCAGAGCAATTGGGACATCAAGCCCAGCAACAGGTTAAGACTACTACTTGA